Sequence from the Candidatus Margulisiibacteriota bacterium genome:
TGCGCCAGTAAAAGTATAGAAAACATCAGGCAACTGAACGAAGAAATTATAAAAGAATATATTTATTTTCTTGAGAAAAATCATATCAAGCGACGTTCCATCGCGCGAAAAATTTCCGCTATAAAAAGTTGGTGGCGATATCTGCAAAAACAGGGGCACACCAAAAATGATATTTTTCAGCTTATTAATGTTTCCAAATTGGAAAAAAAGCTGCCGAATTTTCTGGAAGAAAGGGAGTTTGCCCAATTATTTTCTTATCTTAAAACAGATAGAAAGCATTTTCTCAGGAATTCTGCGATTATAGAACTTCTTTATTCAACCGGTTTGCGTATTTCAGAGCTCACCGGCCTGAATACTTCAGATATAGGTTTTTCCAATCAGGAAATAAGGGTAGTCGGTAAAAGGGAAAAAGAGCGAATAGTTATTGTGGGCAGGAAAGCTCTGAATGTCATAAAGGATTATACCGGCCGCGAACGGGGGAAATATTTAAAAAAAACAAAGCAACCGGCTTTATTTATTAATAACCGTGGGGAGCGGCTGACAGCCAGAACTATTCAACGGTTGTTTGAGGGCTTGGGAAAACAGCTGGGCAAACGGATCACCCCTCATGTGCTGCGGCATTCGTTTGCTACGGCCATGCTTAATCATGGCGCCGACCTGCGGGTGGTACAGGAGCTTCTGGGCCATTCCAGTCTGCAAACAACTCAAATCTATACCCATGTAACCCTGAAACGGCTGAAAGAGATTATCAATAAAGTAGAGATGTAGAATGTCTCTTCCCGGGAACTCTATCATACAAAAATTTAACATTATTGAATGAAATTTCTAAAGACTGCGCCCGATAAATTCCATAACCTGAGAAGTCTTTATAAGAAGTAAACATGCGATTATTACATAAAACCATAGCTCTTCAGACAACAGAAAGCATGTACATGCAGATATGCAGACATGAAGCTTCATACTTGGCATATCTTAATATGCTCCATAATAATAGATTAAATCTGTTCCATAAAACTACCCAAGAAATTGCTGCACAAAGTAAATGGAACAACAGCTACGCGTTTATGTTATGCGGTAGCTCAGCGCTGAATACCATGGGGATTATTTCCGATATAGATTATTTTTTTATCGTTGCCGACAAGAATGATATAGCTAATATTGCCGTTATTAATAAAGCATTATCACAAAGTTTTACAGGTCTGGATGTGGCGCAGAACCTGGCAAAGCTGTTTAATCAGGGAAAAGAAGCAATATTTAGCGAAGCAGTATTATCGGAACAGGTCCCCGGTTATTTTACAAACGATGAAATTTTTCGTAATTCTTTTTATTGTGGCTCCATTGTTGCGTCTGATGAGTTATTTGCGGCAAATTTAAGTGAGAAAAGGGAGCTCTTATGGAAAGAGATGAGAAGTAATTATTCTTTGAAAGAGTTATTGGCATTTTCATATCAAAAGAGCCGTGGAGTTGGAAATCAGAAATATATCTCAGGTAATTTAATGGCAAAAGTAAGATTAATAAAGTTTATGCATAAAATGGAACATTGTGTATTCTCACAGGAAAAACAACAGAGAATAAACGATATATCCATGACGCTATTAAGATTGCGTGATTATCTATATTTCAGTAACGGATGTAAGGACTTAAATTTTTCTGCCAAG
This genomic interval carries:
- a CDS encoding tyrosine recombinase; the protein is MEELIEKFLLYLNLQKGYSYHTVNSYKGDLQQFLAFCASKSIENIRQLNEEIIKEYIYFLEKNHIKRRSIARKISAIKSWWRYLQKQGHTKNDIFQLINVSKLEKKLPNFLEEREFAQLFSYLKTDRKHFLRNSAIIELLYSTGLRISELTGLNTSDIGFSNQEIRVVGKREKERIVIVGRKALNVIKDYTGRERGKYLKKTKQPALFINNRGERLTARTIQRLFEGLGKQLGKRITPHVLRHSFATAMLNHGADLRVVQELLGHSSLQTTQIYTHVTLKRLKEIINKVEM